Genomic segment of Penaeus vannamei isolate JL-2024 chromosome 36, ASM4276789v1, whole genome shotgun sequence:
tacatagatttacacgcacttacatacgctcatagatacatacacacacatgcgcacataaatatacacgcactcacatacacacgtagatacacacatacacactcacatacgcacatagatacacacacacacacatatgcacatagatacacaagcactcacatacgctcatagatacacacacactcacctacgcacatagatacacacacacgcacttacatacacacataaatacacacatacacacttacacacgcacatagatacacacgcactcatatccgtacatagacacgcacacacacacacacacatgtgcacataaatatacacgcacttacatacacacatatatacacacatacacactcacatgcgctcatagatacacatgcactcacatacgctcatagatacacacacactcacatacgcacatagatacacacacacacacacacactcacatacgcacatagatacacacactctcacatacgcacatagatacacacacacacatacgcacacacatttctctTCCTAATACAATATGAATCTATAATTCCATCAACAACAGCCATTTTCCCCACgtgaggaaatgataaaaaaaaaggataatgaaagcataaaatgataatgataatcgtattcccgcaacgaaagaaggaggaagaagaaactaaaaaagaaaaaaaaatcaataacgaaTTACCGaaacgaagcaaaagaaaaaaagaaataaataaaatccattaCCAAAATTGGGTTCCTTCTTGCcgctcttttcttcccctttcaccctcccttcatcccttcacccctacctcctttccctctcctcaccttctcccccttcctcctcctcaccccctcaccccacctctccttcactctcccctctcccctctacctcctccttttcacccttccttaccccttccacccacctttcaagcctcactctcaccccttctccaccccttcctcctccaccccctccttccatcccctcactttcacccctccacccctccttccccttccaccaccacccctttcacccctccacccccctttcacccctccaccccctttcacccctccatccccctttcactccctccacctccccttccccctccactcacccctcagcctcgcccctccacccccttccccctccacccccctttcaccctcacccccttccaccccccactttcacccctccaccctccccctttcacccctccaccccctccttccccctccacccccctttcacccctccaccccctttccaccccctttcacccctccttccccctccaccccccttttcaccctgccaccttccccccttctcccttcacccctctttccatccccaccccctcttcacccctccaccccctccttcagctCACAGAACTTGTCAAGAGACCCATTATCCAATATTGTAATCGACtgccgagtattttttttttttttttttttttacttgttccttGTTCATctggcaaggggggaggggatggaggggggagggtgccatgggataggggggatgagaggacataaaaggagagggggggatagggaggggagagagggagggggggaagggaagggacaggtgatgggaagaagggagaggggggaagggggtaaaggataAAAATGGGTAGATGAAGAAGGGAGTAAAaatgggtaaaggagggagggtatagaggataggaaggggtaaggataggagaaggaagggtgagaaggggaaaggaggaattgaGGATCGGTTAAGGGAAGAGGATatggaaggatgggaagaagtaGGAGATAGAAGGACGAGAATAGGTagcgggagaagggaggatgagaaggggaagagggaagaatagcGGATAAGGGAAGGGAtacaggggagagaagaggataggtagaagaagtaaagggaggatgggaaggagtagaaggggggaggaggggagggggttgtgaagGAGAAGCAAATGAgcaaagaaggagatgaggagtatgggggggagggaggggaaggagagggatgggataatagagaggaggaggagggggaggggtaacagaaagacgaggaggaggagagggagagatgagggtttagcggaaggagaggagagggggatggtgagagatagggcagagagagagagagagagagagagagagagacagagagagagagagagagagagagagagagagagagagagagagagagagagagagagaaaagagaagagagggagagagacagatagacagacagacagacaggaagacagaaagagagagagagaaacagctagaaagaaagtgagagagagagagaaagggagacagacagacatacagacaaaaaggtagaaagaaagagcaaaaaaggagacacagacacagacatacagagacacagcagacaggcagacacagagagagagacagagactgaatgagtgagtgcgtgagtgagacagacagagagagagagagagagagacagacagacagacagagacagagagagacagagacagagacagagacagagacagagagaaaagaaaaaagagagagagagagagagagagagagagagagagagagagagagatagagaaaaagagagagagagagagagagagagagagagagagagagagatacagacagacagagacagagacagacagacagacagagacagacagacagagagacagagacagcgagagagagagagagacagagacagacagacagacagagagagagacagacagacagacagacaaagtgagagagagagagagagagacgggagagagctTATGGCGGCGCGTCTTTTCCACAGCAGCTCCGGCCATTGTGAGGAACTTTGTCGTCTTGGAGAGTTATGTGTAGCCTGAGGGTCAAGAAGAGCTGTTTCTGTTGGCTTGTTCTTCTGTGTCttgttttattccatttctctttcttgtgtatttctcttttcctattctttgtatctttcggtctgttgtttttttggtctactgtttctgttttcgttattttttattttttgttcttttacctccgcttcattcattctctccattctctttcattattccttGTCAGTTCCCTACATTTCTGTAATTtcttaaaaaataagtaaatagataaataaataaaagtctactaccattctttcttttctacttttgtttcttgaGGGGGGCGACTCCCATTTTTatatcatctctttttctcctatttcattttctctttctctctctttgtctatctctccattccttactctccatctatctaactatttcagtatatggttatctgtctatctgattatctatttaGATGTTTATCTGcctattcctttgtttatttatatatctattcttctatttatctatcgtataTCTCTCAGTCTCCcagtctcccactctctctctctctctctctctctctctctctctctctctctctctctctctctctctctctctctctctctctctctctctctctctctctctctctctccctctctctctctctctctctctctctctctctctctctctctctctctctctctctctctctctctctctctctctctctctctctctctctctctctctctctctctctctctctctctctcattgtgtacAAATAATGCAGATTTTTCGATACTTTTCACCTCCCTTTCATAGTTATTTCCCTCCTCCGCCCGTCCGTAATTCTTTAAGACTGACACTTGCTTCAATCCGCACAGAGCGTGCTTAGCGAGGGCGCAAGAGGTCAACACACATGGCATTAGGAGGCAGCAACAGCCTTTGTCTCGCAGCACAATGGCATCTTGGCAGCCAGTGAAATGGACCTCCATGCTGGCCATGTTTTCTTCGCGTCCCTTAATTACTCACGCAGgcatattttttcttgcttttcagaTTACTTCCTCGGCTGCCATGACGGTGGCGGAGGAGAGGCCACGAGCGCGAGGAGCCGCCACAGAAGCCGCCTCTCGCCAGGACGCAGCGTGCTAGTGCCGTGGGCGACGGAGCGAAAgacggcgaggcgaggcgaggcggacGCGgacctcctcgacgcccactgaCTCGAGCTCAGAGCTTCGAACGAGACCCGAGCCCGGAGACGGAGCGCGTCGGTCGGGGTCGAGGCGGAGGACGTTTTCGGGCGCCTCCCGGGACGCGGCGCGAGCGTGCTGGGGCGCGAAGGTGATGGTGAGGGCGGAGCGTCTGCTGCGAACTTCGACGTCGTGATCAGACTCATGAGCAAGTTGTGATAGTCAGCCCGCTCGACCGCGACGCCATGACGGTCCAGGTCAACACGTACTTCCGGCTGGCGCTGGTGCTGACCGCCGTGCTGGGCCTGTGCGCCGCCACCGACCTGCACAACAGCCTCATCAACTCCTCCACGCTCGAGGTGAACGAACCCCGCAGGGAAGACAAGGGCCGCAAGGTGAAGACGGCCCGGACGAAGGACGCGCTCGTCGTGCAGACCAAGACGGGCCTCGTGAGGGGCTTCAGGGAGAAGGTGCTCGGCGAGTACGTGGACGTGTTCCTGGGCATCCCGTTCGCCAAGCCGCCCCTGGGAGACCTGCGCTTCAAGAAGCCCGTTCCCATCGACCCCTGGCAGGGCATCTTTGACGCCACGACTCTGCCCAAATCCTGCATCCAGGAGGCGTACGCCTCGTTCCCCGGGTTCGAGGGCGAGGAGATGTGGAACCCTAACACCGAGCTCTCCGAGGACTGCCTCTACCTGAACCTGTGGGTGCCCGCCAGCCTGCGCGAGCCGGGGGCGAAGCCGGCGGAGGTGCTGGTGTGGATCTACGGCGGCGGGTACATGGCCGGGACGTCCACCCTCGAGGTGTACGACGGCGACCTCATGGCCGTCGCCAACAACTTCATCGTGGCCTCCATGCAGTACCGCGTCGGGGCCTTCGGATACATCTACCTGGACATCGACGAGGCCCCGGGCAACCAGGGCATGTACGACCAGGCCCTCGCCATGAAGTGGATCAAGGACAACGCCCCCTACTTCGGCGGGAACCCTGAGCGCATCACGCTCTTCGGCGAGTCGGCCGGCGCCAGCTCCGCCGCCTTCCACCTGCTGTCGCCCGTGTCCATCGACCTGTTCGACAAGGTGATCCTGCAGTCGGGCGTCCCGAACAACCCCTGGGCCATCATGTCCGCCGACAAGGCCTACGACATCGCCCTCAAGCTCGTCGACGACTGCAAGTGCAACTCCTCGCTGGTGGCCGAGGAGCCCTCCCGCGTGATGGAGTGCATGAGGCGAGTGGACGCCGCCACCATCTCCATCGAGCAGTGGAACAGCTACGGCGGCATCCTGCAGTTCCCGTCGACGCCCATCGTGGACGGCGCCTTCCTGCCCGACGACCCCATGGAGATGATCCAGAGGGGCGAGTGCAAGAAGACCGAGGTGCTCCTCGGCTCCAACAAGGACGAAGGTAAGGcctatctcttgtctctctcatacgctctcgatttatctatctatgtatctctctctctctctctctctctctctctctctctctctctctctctctctctctctctctctctctctctctctctctctctctcctcttcactctctctctctccctccctccctccctccctccctctttctgtctgtttgtctctgtctctctgcaataaaaaagaagaatcacaGTAACAGCTAGAGctcctcaaacacacaaacacacgaaaattAGTAAATAagtcaattaatatatatatgtgtgtgtgtgtgtatgtttacataggaaaagagagagacagattcatatatgtctgtgtgggtgtgtgtatatatatatatatatatatatatatatatatatatatatatatatatatatagatatagatacagatatagatatatatgatcaGCAACTAAATCATTCACAATCAATCTCTCATATCGCATTTCCctaacaccctcaccccctctctcctccctccccctctctcctccctcctccctttcccctccccctctcccctcctaccctcccttcctcctctcccctccctcctccctccctcctccctcccctctcccttccgacATTCGGAGGGTTATTAACGAGTCTGATATTTTATCGCCCTTATCCGATCAGGGTTATGCTCGAATTTCATATCCGTCGCTGATTGAATTACGGGCTGATACATAGGCCTATTTATATGTTAATTTGCGCTCTACATGTGTTGAGAACCAATCACCACAGCGGTATATTTCTCGCCATCTCTAAAtagttatctgtgtgtgttttttttttttttttttttttttagtcgttatctcgttctctctttcgctttctctggaTTTCTctggttttcgttctctctctctatctctctgtgtggctatctatacatttctctctctctatctatctatctgtctctctctctctctctttgttcttcctgtctctacttatatctatctctatctgtctatctatccgtatatatagtcctctatctacctatttatccaaaCTTAACAAACCCACCTCCTAGCATCACCATCTGCACCTTAATACTTAcacccaccacctcaccacctgcACCCACCACCTGTAGACACCTGGACCCACCGCTTGCACCCACCACGTCACTAGCTGCACCCACCTTTACCCACCACCTTTACCCACCACCATtaccccccacctcaccacctGTACCCACCAACTGCACCCACCACCTgcacccaccacctcaccacctgcacccaccacctcaccacctgcACCCACCATCTCACCACCTGtacccaccacctcaccacctgcacccaccacctcaccacctgtacccaccacctcaccacctgcacccaccacctcaccacctgcacccaccacctcaccacctgcacccaccacctcaccacctgtacccaccacctcaccacctgtacccaccacctcaccacctgcacccaccacctcaccacctgcacccaccacctcaccacctgcaccaccacctcaccacctgtacccaccacctcaccacctgtacccaccacctcaccacctgtACCCACCTACTGCACCCACCACCTgcacccaccacctcaccacctgcacccaccacctcaccacctcaccacctgcacccaccacctcaccacctgcACCCACCATCTCACCACCTGtacccaccacctcaccacctgcacccaccacctcaccacctgtacccaccaccttcaccacctgcacccaccacctcaccacctggACCCACCACCTGTACACACCACCTTTACCCACCACCTTTACCCACCACCTGTACACACCACCTTTACCCACCACCTTTACCCACCACCTGGACCCACCACTTgcacccaccacctcaccacctggACCCACCACCTTTAGCCACCACCTGGACCCACCACCTGCACCCACCACCTGtacccaccacctcaccacctggacccaccacctgcacccaccacctcaccacctggacccaccacctcaccacctttACCTCCCACCTCACCACCTGGACCCACCACCTCACTATCTGCACCCACCCCCTTTACCCACCACCTgcacccaccacctcaccacctttAGCCACCTGTCCCCACCACCTTTAGCCACCTgcacccaccacctcaccacctgtCCCCACCACCTGCACCCACCACCTGCACACACCACCTTtaccccccacctcaccacctggacccaccacctcaccacctgcACCCACCACCTTTACCCACCCTCTGGACCCACCACCTGTACACACCGCCTGTACCCACCACCTgcacccaccacctcaccacctgtccccaccacctgcacccaccacctgcacccaccacctttaccccccacctcaccacctGCACCCACCCCCtgcacccaccacctcccccccccacccttccccaccacctttACCCCCCACCTTTACCCACCACCTGCGCCCACCACCTTTAGCCACCTGGCCCCGCCACCTCACCCCCTGTACCCCCCACCTCACCATCtgcacccaccccctcaccacctgCACCCACCCCCTTTACCCAGCACCTTtacccaccacctcaccacctgtACCCACCACCTGTACCCCCCACCACCTGCACCCACCACCTgcacccaccacctcaccacctgcGCCCACCACCTTTACTCACCCCCTTTACCCACCCCCTTTACCCACCTGTCCCCCCCACCTTTAGCCACCACCTCACTACTTTAACCCACCACCTGGACCCACCGCCTGTACCCACCACCTgcacccaccacctcaccacctttACCCACCACCTGCACCTCACCACCTTtaccccccacctcaccacctGGACCCAGCGCCTCACCACCTGCACCCAGCGCCTGCACCTGAGTCCGCCCGGGGCAGCTCAGGCCAGGTGGCCATCGCTTCCGTCTCAGGGACCTCGATCCTGTCCCGTCTTTGCCTGGCAGATTTTCAGGAacctgggaggagggggggaaggggggagggaggagggaggagggaggtgggaggtggggggaagggggggggagggagagggaggaggagggagggaggaggaaggaggaagggggaggaggagagaggagggagggagggaggagggagggggagaggagggagggagggaggagggaggaggggaggagggacctgGGAGGAGGGacctgggaggaggggggagggggaaggagggaggagggacctgggaggagggagggagggaggtgggagggggagggaggtgggaggagggaggaagggggaaggaggagggaggagggaggagggaggagggaggagggacctgggaggagggggagggaggaaggaggagggaggagggaggagggaggagggaggagagaggaggggggaggggggagggaggaggaggagggaggatggggggaaggagggggggaggggggaagggaagagaggagagggacgcgtcagcaaaagagaaaataagatgttCACGATTTTAATtggatttattattcttttccttttcttcttcgttttcttattagtaatattatcattctgttttttctttttgtttttcttttctcgttctcttcttctctgtttctttttataaggaggaggagttatatatttttctgtcactattgttatcttttataatcataaaaaacttTTTCTACAAATGCATGAAAAATCTTATGGTGATGACAATCGTttaacgtttttattttttatttcattttttattgtgctAAAATTATGATGCTGGTAATGATAAGAGGACTTATAAGCAATAATGAAACTATGTTAACAgtcacatcattattgttattatccttattatcatcttaagCGTCATTACTctgtttactatcattatttttaccattatcatcatttctgttatatgtactatcattataattgttgtcattattactggtatgattatatctgtcatcattatcattaccatcatcattattattattttcattatcatcatcattatcagtatcattatcattatttttatcatatttatcaatattattattactactactattttcattatgattatcactgttataattagtatcgtcatcattattattgctattatcattactattaccattgttattatcattatcatcactatcatcaccgttattatcactattattattatcatcatgaccattttatctttataattactgcctttgtcattatcactattatcgttattatcgttatcataacaataacgatatattTAATTAATCAGTCTTTAAATCATTATCACACATTAATAGCTTCGTTATTggcttacatatatagataccactatcatttattttttgttgatatcaatTATCAGCTCTTTCTGTTCAGCACTATTTTATCAATGGTAAAATTTCCCTGCGAATTTCCCATACAATGTTGGAGAATTTCGCAAACTCTCCATCAACTATTGGCAAACTCTGTCCATGGAAACTGCTGCCTAAACTCAGTGCTTTTCATTGCTGTGCAGTGTACCGGCCTCGATTCCTCCGCCCTATGGTGAGAGCTGTTAAAGTTTTTCGTTGCTTTATGCCAGTTACCCATCTAAGAGTTcggtcgttttctttctttatgtaggctgaaggggggaaaggaaaatcccttttttgttttgctttgcctcttttttgtttatttcttttatttttacgtttgtGCATtgcctcttttctgttttctctttttcttctccttctcatttttcctatCGTTCCATAACCCACGTGTACTCCGTAAAATGTTCATTTCTTCGACCCTTCCCTCGTTCACATCAACCAACAAGGCCTTTCAAGGTTGGTGAAGcgcgggtgtggggggggtgggaggagggggaggtataagaggataggggggcggggaggaggaggaggagatccttTTCAATGACACCCactacccttaccccctccccccctcctcctccttctcttccccctcctctcgctcctctccaaccaacttttttttcttctttttttgtctctttctttgcccGGGTTAGAGAGAATCTAATTTTAGGTCACTGGGTGTCGACCTTTTTACCAAAATAGAAGTCTTTTCGGAGCAAAATAATTAATTATTTGGCGTAGGAGGTGAATGAAGCGGTAGCCAATAATATAGAACGAGAGGGATAGGAAAATAAAGTTTTATTTTCGAACCTCAGATTATAAAAGAGAAGGCTGAAAAATatcagatagataataataaaaacagacagtTAGGTACTTTAGTAAGAATCGATAAAATAAACTAGGAGTCTTTCCTTTCTCGCTCATttctcattaatatttttgtcgtgtctacttactctctctctctctttctctctctctctctcaatctctctttctttctctttctttctctttctctctctctctctctctctctctctctctctctctctctctctctctctctctctctctctctctctctctctctctctctctctctccctctccctctctctctctctctctctctctctctccctctatctctctttgtctgtctgtctctctattcatccattcatctatttatctatatatctatctatccatctatctatctatctttctatctccttccccctctccctctccctctccctctctgtctctccctctctctctctctctctctctctctctctctctctctctctctctctctctcctctctcctctctccctctctccctctctccctctctccctctctccctctctccctctctccctctctccttctctcctctctctatctgtctgtctttatctatctatctatctacctttctctctctttctctatctctctctctttatctatctatctacctttctctctctctctctctctctctctctctctctctatatatatatatatatatatatatatatatatatatatatatatatatatatgtatatatatatatctttctctctctatctatctctatctccctttttttattctcataaTAATTCATGTCGTGCACGGAAAACTGTATGCGATCTGTTTACATAACTCTACGGTCCCGTCAAGCCGCATTTCACTTACTCTGAGTTTTTCAGAGAAGTCTCTTCAGATAAAGGGAAACGCActgaaaacaaaaaattaagtacaaaattacttatatatatatatatatatatatatatatatatatatatacatatatatatatatgcatgtatatatgtctatatatatacatatatatacatatatatacatatttacatatatgtatgtgtacatatatgtatatatagatagatagatagatggatataaatatagatatgtatacttgtgtatatacatatataaataaatagataatatatatatatatatatatatatatatatatatatatatatatatatatatatatatatatatatatatatatatatatatatatatgtatatatatatatatatatatatatatatatatatatatgtatatatatatatatatatatatatatatatatatatatatatatatatatatatatatatatatatatatatatatatatatatatatatatatatatatatatatatatatatatatatatttatttatgtgtgtgtgtgtgtgagtgtgtgtgtgtgtgtgtgtgtctatgcgtgcttctgtgcgtgtgtgcgtgcgtgtgtgtgtgcgtgtgtgtgagtgtgtgtgtgagtgtgtgtgtgtgtgtgtgtgtgtgtatatgtgtctgtgcgtgtgtgcgtgcgtgtgtgtgtgtgcgtgtgtatgtgtgtgtgagtgtgtgtgtgtgtgtgtgtgtgtgtgcgtgtgtgtatgtgtgtgtgtatatgtatacatatatatatatatatatatatatatatatatatatatatatatatatatatatatatatatatatatatatatatatatgtatgtatgtatgtatatacatatgtatttatatacatatatatatatatgtgtgtgtgtgtatgtgtgtgtttatgtatatatgcatatctatgtatatatttatgtgtatatatacatatatatatatatatatatatatatatatatatatatatatatatatatatatatatatgtatgtatatatatatatatatatatatatatatatatatatatatatatatatatatatatatatatatatatatatatgtttatctagcgattcatttattcatacaaacacacacacacacacacacacacacacacacacacacacacacacatatatcatatatatatatatatatatatatatatatatatatatatatatatatatatatatatatacatatatataaaagcatagaATATAAGAAGTACAATCTAAATGAAataccaaataaaataaaataaaaccgaaaAGCCACAAAAATAGcccaagaagaaaggaaaatccgTCCCCAAATAGGAAACGGACCCCTGCTGGGAGGATGACTTCATTAATCAGCCGTCTTCGTGTGGAAGGCTGGTcgcgatggggggaagggggcgaggggaagggggaaggggggtggaggggggaagggaagggggtggaggggggaagggaaggggtagaggggggagggaaagggaagggggtggaggaggagggtggaaagggaagggggaggagaggggaagggtagggggaggagggggaaggggtgggggaggaggaagggggaaagggaagagggtggagggggaaggaagggaagagggtggagggggaagggaagggaagaggatggaggagggggaagggaagggggtggaggggggaagggaagggtggagggggaagggaaaagagagatggagggggaaggaaggggtggagggggaagaggggaagggaggagggggaagggaaaggggtggaggagggaggggaagggggaggagggaaaggaagggggtggagggaagggaaggggtggaggggagaagggaagggggtggaggggaaagggaagggggtggaggggaagggaagggaggaggggggaaggaaagggggtggagggggaagtg
This window contains:
- the LOC113823909 gene encoding acetylcholinesterase; the encoded protein is MTVQVNTYFRLALVLTAVLGLCAATDLHNSLINSSTLEVNEPRREDKGRKVKTARTKDALVVQTKTGLVRGFREKVLGEYVDVFLGIPFAKPPLGDLRFKKPVPIDPWQGIFDATTLPKSCIQEAYASFPGFEGEEMWNPNTELSEDCLYLNLWVPASLREPGAKPAEVLVWIYGGGYMAGTSTLEVYDGDLMAVANNFIVASMQYRVGAFGYIYLDIDEAPGNQGMYDQALAMKWIKDNAPYFGGNPERITLFGESAGASSAAFHLLSPVSIDLFDKVILQSGVPNNPWAIMSADKAYDIALKLVDDCKCNSSLVAEEPSRVMECMRRVDAATISIEQWNSYGGILQFPSTPIVDGAFLPDDPMEMIQRGECKKTEVLLGSNKDEGTFFILYDFLKYFKKDGENHIRREEFLEIINEIFKDWSAVEREAIIFQYTSWEDMENGYLNQKAVSDVVGDYFFVCPTNLFAQLYAENCDDVYYYFFTHRTSINPWGEWMGVLHADEINYVFGLPLNRSNGYTHNEAEFSRRLMQYYKKFAATGRPVDYEDEWPVYTRAHPRYYEWNPTSRSVGKGPRATACAFWNELMPMLREKQTGGICESEMQKALNSAPAFGSFLLAWIACFFTLSLF